CAAAGAAGCCCGCTGCGCTACCCGGGTGGTAAGACGTGGCTTGTTCCTCACATCCGCGAATGGCTTCGGCAAACCAAGCCGGAAATTCTGATTGAACCGTTTGCCGGTGGCGGCATAGTCTCCCTCACCGCCGTAATGGAGGGTTTCGTGTCCGCCGCCGTAATGGTGGAGATTGACCGGGATGTCGCTGCTTTCTGGCGGTCGGCGTTGGAGCGCGGGGACAAGTTACGGGAACTGGTGTGCCGGTTTAAGCCTACTATCACGCGGCTTCGCAGACTGGAAAAATCTTCTCCGGCCACACTGGAAGAACACGGCTTTCGCACACTGGTTCTTAACCGTACCCGCCGCGGTGGAATCCTTGCGCCTGGTGCGTCGTTCTGCCGGAATGGAGAAAACGGCAAGGGTGTGCTGTCTCGCTGGTATCCCGAAACCTTGTCATCCAGGCTTTCCGCTATCCGGGGGCACTCAGACAGGATCACTTTCCTTGAGGGGGATGGGATGAAGCTTCTGCCGTTTCTGCTGCGCGGATGGGGGCGAAAGGCCGCCGTGTTCCTGGATCCGCCATATACCGCCAAAGGCGGCAAGCGGGCGGGATCGCGCCTTTACGCGCACTGCAACATTGATCACGCAAGGCTGTTCTCTTTGCTGGCTGAAAACGATACCAATTTTCTGATGACTTATGACGCGGCGCCGGAGATTGCCGACCTCGTGCGCCGGTATGATTTCGATGCGGTCTGTCTCTCGATGAAGAACGGGCACCACAATCATCTGCCCGAGCTGGTCATAACGTCGGATCCTCTTTTCGCATGAAGAAGGAGCGATATGGCATTGCCGAGTGGTTTGGCAATCCGTTCCTGCGGATGCCTGCCGAGCTCCGCCAGTCTCTGGCGCGGGCTTCTCTGGGACATGCGGAACCGCCCCCCTGTCCGTTTCAGCGGGGAAACCCCGTGTGCAGCAAGAAGGGCGGTGTCTGCTCCATCCAGTCAGGCGATAATCCACCGGTGATCACATGCCCGAGGCGCTTTGATGATGACGACCTGCTCCCGAAATGGCTGGCCGGTATCCTTGGCTTCTCGAACGTCTATCTGGCGCGTGAAGTTCCGTTCATGCGTTCGCCCTCAACCGGACGTGCCGCCGGGCGTATCGATCTGGTGGTATCGGGTGATGACGACGCAAAATCGTGGATCGGCCTCGAAGTGCAGGCGGTCTACTTTTCCGGCAAGGGGATGCGGGCGGATTTTGAGTTGCTGCTTGAGAATACCGACGCGGTTCCGCCGCCGCCAACTGCGCTGCGTCGCCCGGACTGGCGCTCGTCAAGCGCGAAGCGGCTGATGCCGCAACTTCAGGTTAAGGGACCGACCCTTAGACGTTGGGGAACCAAATTGGCAGTTGCCGTCGACCTTCCGTTCTTTGAAGCCATCGGCGGCCCGACCGAAACACCGTCACAGGACCTGAACGACGGCGATATTGTCTGGCTGGTTCCACGGATTGCCGACGATTACAGGCTTGAGGCGCACCACTGGGAAGTCCTCTCTCTTGAAGATTCGAACGATCGACTGCTTTCCGCGGAAACGGTGAAGCGGCAGGAATTTGAAGATGTGCTGCGATCAAAACTGAAACGAATTTAACTCCCATTCGTGTAAATGCGCGACCCAGTTATATGGGCAAGAAGAATAATATAGAAGCCAAGTATTTTTATCGCTACACTGATTTAGCCGCTATAATACGTCTGCTGAAAAACCAGCAGATTACGCTTTTGGATCCGATGAAGTGGGACGATAAGAATGACGTTTTTTTCATGCAAAAGTACAAGGAACTCATGAAGGCAGAAACATTGCTTGCAATCTGTTTTGTGCAGGGCGGCGAGACATATCACCACTGGAAACTTTTTTCTGACGGACCGCACGGCGTTTCCATTAATTTTGAAAAAGCCGGACTGCTTTCCGTATTCAAGAAGGACAAGAGAATTAAACACGGTCGTATGCAATATGATCTCATAAAAGACGTGGAAGAATCGTTGGGAGAATTGCCGCTGGAAACCTCGAAGTTGCCGTTTCTGAAACGTTATCCTTACAGGGGAGAAAAGGAATACAGGGTGATTTACGTGGATACTGAGAAACGTTTGAGATTCAAGAGCTACGATATTGATCTGAGCTTGATAAAACGGATCCGGCTTAGTCCCTGGATGCCGAAGCCTCTTGTGAAATCTGTGAAGGAAACCCTGGAATCAATTCGCGGCTGCGCAGGGTTGGAAATTGTTCAGTCTACGGTGACAG
This Candidatus Dadabacteria bacterium DNA region includes the following protein-coding sequences:
- a CDS encoding DUF2971 domain-containing protein, which translates into the protein MGKKNNIEAKYFYRYTDLAAIIRLLKNQQITLLDPMKWDDKNDVFFMQKYKELMKAETLLAICFVQGGETYHHWKLFSDGPHGVSINFEKAGLLSVFKKDKRIKHGRMQYDLIKDVEESLGELPLETSKLPFLKRYPYRGEKEYRVIYVDTEKRLRFKSYDIDLSLIKRIRLSPWMPKPLVKSVKETLESIRGCAGLEIVQSTVTDDRRWRRIAEEVD
- a CDS encoding DNA adenine methylase, whose translation is MPRAGRMSASAADFPVSRVPVVNVASVPQRSPLRYPGGKTWLVPHIREWLRQTKPEILIEPFAGGGIVSLTAVMEGFVSAAVMVEIDRDVAAFWRSALERGDKLRELVCRFKPTITRLRRLEKSSPATLEEHGFRTLVLNRTRRGGILAPGASFCRNGENGKGVLSRWYPETLSSRLSAIRGHSDRITFLEGDGMKLLPFLLRGWGRKAAVFLDPPYTAKGGKRAGSRLYAHCNIDHARLFSLLAENDTNFLMTYDAAPEIADLVRRYDFDAVCLSMKNGHHNHLPELVITSDPLFA
- a CDS encoding NotI family restriction endonuclease; this translates as MKKERYGIAEWFGNPFLRMPAELRQSLARASLGHAEPPPCPFQRGNPVCSKKGGVCSIQSGDNPPVITCPRRFDDDDLLPKWLAGILGFSNVYLAREVPFMRSPSTGRAAGRIDLVVSGDDDAKSWIGLEVQAVYFSGKGMRADFELLLENTDAVPPPPTALRRPDWRSSSAKRLMPQLQVKGPTLRRWGTKLAVAVDLPFFEAIGGPTETPSQDLNDGDIVWLVPRIADDYRLEAHHWEVLSLEDSNDRLLSAETVKRQEFEDVLRSKLKRI